The Mesobacillus jeotgali genome window below encodes:
- a CDS encoding MFS transporter: MRKFSKSFQALWIGEIISEFGGAAGGIINGLLLYELTGSKEWMGVLWLVYFIPSLILQGISAPFLNHVVKEKMLQNIQLIRAGAYVLPLVGFLIGTDVGTILGLIVLQCLLGLMQPIYASLSFSLLPEVCNEKDLVEANGLLDGTIRLMGFIAPGVISLFLLISPMPYIYGFSSLMFLASYLALSRIPQLSKKKVGTWTKKFWWTEMKEGYRTFFKYPHLFQLTFLSSTVQFAVGATMVLSIPFVRGELNGDYWEYAIFSGAFPVGYALGMILLTKLPKTQQTMYLGLIGGGFSFLLLLLVTSIPFAWLCELLGGILFPLFNAQSAAIFQRDAPRDRLSQLSAVRLLFLRVTMPMGILFASSSLFDLSIRQIYFIVGIVIILPGLFYFLTSFFQPKTDSHANSNQKLW, translated from the coding sequence ATGAGGAAGTTCTCTAAGTCATTTCAAGCACTTTGGATTGGTGAAATTATATCAGAATTTGGAGGGGCAGCTGGGGGAATTATTAATGGCCTATTACTTTATGAATTAACAGGATCAAAGGAATGGATGGGTGTACTTTGGTTGGTTTATTTTATTCCCTCTTTAATATTGCAAGGCATTAGTGCCCCATTCCTTAATCATGTAGTAAAGGAGAAAATGCTTCAAAACATACAATTGATTCGTGCTGGAGCCTATGTTCTTCCACTGGTTGGTTTCTTGATTGGTACAGATGTTGGAACAATCTTAGGGTTGATCGTATTGCAATGTTTACTAGGGTTGATGCAACCCATTTACGCAAGTTTATCATTTTCACTATTGCCTGAAGTTTGTAATGAAAAAGATCTGGTAGAAGCAAATGGATTATTAGATGGCACTATTCGACTTATGGGTTTTATCGCGCCAGGAGTTATTTCCTTATTTCTATTGATTAGTCCAATGCCTTACATTTATGGATTTTCTTCATTAATGTTTCTTGCTAGCTACTTAGCTCTTTCACGTATTCCACAATTAAGTAAGAAGAAAGTTGGCACATGGACAAAAAAATTCTGGTGGACAGAAATGAAAGAAGGCTATCGAACGTTTTTTAAATATCCACATCTTTTTCAACTCACATTTCTTTCTTCTACAGTTCAGTTTGCGGTTGGGGCAACAATGGTTTTAAGTATTCCTTTTGTAAGAGGAGAACTTAATGGTGATTACTGGGAGTACGCAATATTTTCAGGAGCATTTCCAGTCGGTTATGCTTTAGGCATGATACTACTTACTAAATTACCTAAAACCCAGCAAACTATGTACCTTGGTTTAATTGGAGGGGGTTTTTCATTCCTTCTTTTATTACTTGTAACATCGATTCCATTTGCATGGTTATGTGAATTGCTAGGGGGGATTTTGTTTCCTTTATTCAATGCTCAAAGTGCTGCCATTTTCCAACGTGACGCTCCTAGAGATCGTTTAAGTCAGCTAAGTGCAGTTCGCCTGCTTTTCCTCAGAGTTACAATGCCCATGGGAATTTTGTTTGCTTCCTCATCACTATTTGACTTAAGCATCCGTCAAATATATTTTATTGTCGGCATTGTAATTATTTTACCTGGATTGTTTTACTTCTTGACTTCATTTTTTCAACCAAAGACTGATTCACATGCGAATAGTAATCAAAAATTATGGTAA